From a single Pyxidicoccus xibeiensis genomic region:
- a CDS encoding ChaN family lipoprotein, whose product MRDSLALHLALFRRQRAQIARVVDGQTDSFRAYEARYRRRTSSYQRIVALPAVHQHVQAADVVYVGDYHTLPLAQETYLALVERALASGRRVVLALECVEGRHQSTVDAWRAGRLSERSLLAKLGPAASASGFGAGTGTRALLSFARRHKLEVVGIDRRAHGERSLELRDAYAAERIARIARAEDRPLVMVLVGQYHVAPCHLPAQVERALGADTRRGLVVYQNAEGVWWRLAREGRVGAAEAVELADGALCLLNASPVVCQQSFLDYLEAEAGDAPLVDRSAAERFREMSALIGRLAGVPVGRALESVEVTTAADEDVLARIQQRGRFTHTELAQLRRHILSRESGYIPRARTAYLASLSLNHAAEEAAHFVRHCAVGDAMEAPRRASEAFYARCLEEALGFFGSKLVNPRRTCPGLVEWARRFGEGRGVERQIAAFVLAHKAAETEGAEEAVKLLPLRKDRLFHGVSHALGYLLGDRLYQAFDAGHVAKAEVQALFRDPFEDPRGAYFAWTGRLSG is encoded by the coding sequence ATGCGCGACTCGCTCGCACTGCATCTCGCACTGTTCCGCCGGCAGAGGGCGCAAATTGCCCGAGTGGTGGACGGTCAGACCGACTCCTTCCGGGCCTATGAGGCCCGCTACAGGCGACGCACCAGCAGCTATCAGCGCATCGTGGCGCTGCCGGCGGTGCACCAGCACGTGCAGGCCGCCGACGTCGTCTACGTGGGCGACTACCACACGCTCCCGCTCGCGCAGGAGACGTACCTGGCGCTGGTGGAGCGCGCGCTCGCCTCGGGCCGCCGCGTCGTCCTCGCGCTCGAGTGCGTGGAGGGCCGCCACCAGTCCACCGTGGACGCCTGGCGTGCCGGACGGCTCTCCGAGCGCTCGCTGCTGGCGAAGCTGGGCCCCGCCGCGAGCGCGTCCGGCTTCGGCGCCGGCACGGGCACCCGCGCCCTGCTCTCCTTCGCGCGGCGGCACAAGCTGGAGGTCGTGGGCATCGACCGGCGCGCGCACGGCGAGCGCTCGCTGGAGCTGAGAGATGCCTATGCGGCCGAGCGCATTGCCCGCATCGCCCGCGCGGAAGACCGGCCGCTGGTCATGGTGCTGGTGGGCCAGTACCACGTGGCGCCCTGCCATCTTCCGGCGCAGGTGGAGCGGGCGCTCGGCGCGGACACCCGGCGGGGCCTGGTCGTGTACCAGAACGCCGAGGGCGTGTGGTGGCGGCTGGCGCGCGAGGGCCGCGTGGGCGCAGCGGAGGCGGTGGAGCTGGCGGACGGTGCGCTGTGCCTCCTGAATGCCTCGCCGGTGGTGTGCCAGCAGAGCTTCCTGGACTACCTGGAGGCGGAGGCCGGAGACGCGCCGCTGGTGGACCGGAGCGCCGCGGAGCGGTTCCGGGAGATGTCCGCGCTGATCGGCCGGCTGGCCGGCGTGCCCGTGGGGCGGGCGCTGGAGTCGGTGGAGGTGACGACGGCGGCGGACGAGGACGTGCTGGCGCGCATCCAGCAACGCGGGCGCTTCACGCACACGGAGCTGGCGCAGCTGCGACGGCACATCCTGTCGCGGGAGAGCGGCTACATCCCCCGGGCGCGGACGGCCTACCTCGCCTCGCTGTCGCTGAACCACGCGGCGGAGGAGGCGGCGCACTTCGTCCGGCACTGCGCGGTGGGAGACGCCATGGAGGCACCCCGCCGCGCGTCCGAGGCGTTCTACGCGCGCTGTCTGGAAGAGGCGCTGGGCTTCTTCGGCTCCAAGCTGGTGAACCCGCGCCGCACGTGTCCGGGGCTGGTGGAGTGGGCGCGGCGCTTCGGTGAGGGCCGGGGCGTGGAGCGCCAGATTGCCGCCTTCGTCCTGGCGCACAAGGCCGCGGAGACGGAGGGCGCCGAAGAGGCCGTGAAGCTGCTGCCCCTGCGCAAGGACCGGCTCTTCCACGGCGTCAGCCACGCGCTGGGCTACCTGCTCGGGGACAGGCTGTACCAGGCCTTCGACGCGGGCCACGTGGCGAAGGCGGAGGTGCAGGCGCTGTTCAGGGACCCCTTCGAGGACCCCCGGGGCGCCTACTTCGCCTGGACGGGGCGCCTCAGCGGCTGA
- a CDS encoding FAD-dependent monooxygenase, producing MEEVIEVAVVGGGPTGLLLACELALAGVRVRVFERRSAPVRESRALTMHPRSLEVLALRGLEERFLSRGRPLPGGHFALLDTRLDFSVLDTRFQFTLFLPQALTESLLEERARELGVDLRRGHAVEAMRQDAEAVELTGTTGGQPFRCRARYVVGADGARSAVRQLAGIAFPGTDGTRTSMLGDVTLGTPPAAPFLAITNERGNVAIVPLGPGVHRAIVTDAEREGTPLKEPVTLDELRASLQRIAGSDFGIREPRWLSRFGNETRLAETYRAGRVLLAGDAAHMHYPAGGQGLNVGLQDAMNLGWKLAAVVRDGAPDWLMDSYHRERHGVGHALLRNTQAQSALMGFTPETLALRELMCGVLKNPEVNRRLAEHLGGLDVAYPALELPAPEGAAPLLPDWTGRRLPDLDLRLSAGDNRRLYTALHPGHWLWLHSTEATRPAPRWEPGWAPRASVLHVSPTGGSERLRGVGGLLVRPDGHVAWAWAA from the coding sequence ATGGAGGAAGTCATCGAGGTGGCAGTTGTCGGAGGGGGACCCACAGGGCTGCTGCTCGCCTGTGAGCTGGCGCTCGCGGGCGTCCGCGTCCGGGTCTTCGAGCGCCGCAGCGCGCCCGTTCGGGAGTCGCGTGCGCTGACCATGCACCCGCGCTCCCTCGAGGTCCTGGCCCTGCGCGGACTGGAGGAGCGCTTCCTGAGCCGCGGCCGGCCGCTGCCTGGCGGGCACTTCGCCCTGCTGGACACGCGGCTGGACTTCTCGGTGCTCGACACCCGGTTCCAGTTCACCCTGTTCCTTCCCCAGGCGCTCACGGAGTCGCTCCTGGAGGAGCGGGCCCGGGAGCTGGGCGTGGACCTGCGGCGCGGCCATGCGGTGGAGGCGATGCGCCAGGACGCAGAGGCCGTGGAGCTCACCGGCACCACCGGGGGCCAGCCGTTCCGCTGCCGCGCGAGGTACGTGGTGGGCGCGGATGGCGCGCGCAGCGCCGTGCGCCAGCTCGCGGGAATCGCCTTTCCCGGCACCGACGGCACCCGCACCTCGATGCTGGGAGACGTGACGCTCGGCACGCCACCGGCGGCACCCTTCCTGGCCATCACCAACGAGCGGGGCAACGTCGCCATCGTCCCGCTCGGCCCCGGCGTCCACCGGGCCATCGTCACGGACGCCGAGCGTGAGGGCACGCCGCTGAAGGAGCCCGTCACGCTCGATGAGCTCCGGGCCAGCCTCCAGCGAATCGCCGGCTCCGACTTCGGCATCCGGGAGCCCCGGTGGCTGTCGCGCTTCGGCAACGAGACGCGGCTGGCGGAGACGTACCGGGCCGGCCGCGTGCTGCTCGCGGGCGATGCAGCGCACATGCACTATCCGGCCGGTGGGCAGGGCCTCAACGTAGGCCTGCAGGACGCCATGAACCTGGGCTGGAAGCTCGCCGCCGTGGTGCGGGACGGTGCTCCGGACTGGCTGATGGACAGCTACCACCGGGAGCGGCACGGCGTGGGCCACGCCCTCCTCCGCAACACGCAGGCGCAGTCCGCGCTCATGGGCTTCACCCCGGAGACGCTGGCCCTGCGCGAGCTCATGTGCGGCGTCCTGAAGAACCCGGAGGTCAACCGGCGGCTCGCGGAGCACCTCGGCGGGCTCGACGTGGCCTACCCGGCGCTGGAGTTGCCCGCGCCCGAAGGAGCGGCTCCCCTGCTCCCGGACTGGACGGGCCGGAGGCTTCCCGACCTGGACCTGCGGCTCAGCGCGGGAGACAACCGGAGGCTCTACACCGCCCTGCACCCAGGCCACTGGCTGTGGCTCCACTCGACGGAGGCCACGCGCCCGGCCCCTCGGTGGGAGCCGGGCTGGGCGCCCCGCGCGAGTGTCCTCCACGTGAGCCCCACCGGCGGGAGCGAGCGGCTGCGCGGCGTGGGCGGGCTGCTCGTCCGTCCCGACGGGCACGTGGCGTGGGCCTGGGCGGCATGA
- a CDS encoding SDR family NAD(P)-dependent oxidoreductase, protein MDTELKGRGVLVTGGAGGIGTALTRAFAEEGAKVAVHYHSNAKGGEALARDVGGAAVRADLTVEADVDALVPAAVAGLGRLDVLVCNAGVWPKPDEPVWQMSLERWRRTLAENLDSVFLCCRAFLKHVATTGTGNIVIISSTAGLFGEAGHADYAAAKGALAGGFVKSLKNELGRIAPMGRVNVVCPGWTAVDRHRDKLDDPGFVKRVTRTMPLRKVGQPEDVARVVVSLASDRISGHVTGEVITVAGGMEGRVLHDS, encoded by the coding sequence ATGGACACGGAGCTGAAGGGCAGGGGTGTGCTCGTCACGGGTGGCGCGGGTGGCATCGGCACGGCGCTGACTCGCGCCTTCGCCGAGGAGGGCGCGAAGGTGGCGGTGCACTACCACTCCAATGCGAAGGGCGGGGAGGCGCTCGCGCGGGACGTGGGCGGCGCGGCCGTGCGGGCGGACCTGACGGTGGAGGCGGACGTGGACGCGCTGGTGCCCGCGGCGGTGGCGGGGCTGGGCCGGCTGGACGTGCTGGTGTGCAACGCGGGCGTGTGGCCGAAGCCGGATGAACCCGTGTGGCAGATGTCGCTGGAGCGCTGGCGCCGCACGCTGGCGGAGAACCTGGACAGCGTCTTCCTCTGCTGCCGTGCGTTCCTGAAGCACGTGGCCACGACGGGCACGGGCAACATCGTCATCATCAGCTCCACGGCGGGGCTGTTCGGCGAGGCGGGGCACGCGGACTACGCGGCAGCCAAGGGCGCGCTGGCGGGCGGCTTCGTCAAGAGCCTGAAGAACGAGCTGGGACGCATTGCCCCCATGGGGCGCGTCAACGTGGTGTGCCCCGGATGGACGGCGGTGGACCGCCACCGCGACAAGCTGGATGACCCGGGGTTCGTGAAGCGTGTCACCCGGACCATGCCCCTGCGGAAGGTGGGGCAGCCGGAGGACGTGGCGCGCGTGGTGGTGTCTCTCGCATCGGATCGCATCTCCGGCCACGTGACGGGTGAGGTCATCACCGTGGCCGGAGGCATGGAAGGACGCGTGCTACATGACTCTTGA
- a CDS encoding class I SAM-dependent methyltransferase: MTLDVDVRQYNREAWNRQVAKGDRWTVPVGPEVIAAARRGEWSVVLTPNKPVPREWFGDIAGRDVLCLAGAGGQQAPIFAAAGARVTVLDNSPAQLGQDRKVAEREGLELRLVEGDMRDLSIFADASFDLIFHPCSNCFVDTIRPVWREAYRVLRPGGILLSGFNNPINMLLDPVLEQQGVLQLKYKMPYSDFTSLTDEERARYADEPLCYAHSLEDQLGGQTDAGFAIVGLFEDKHVPGDKLSEYLATFMATRALKLATR; this comes from the coding sequence ATGACTCTTGACGTGGACGTGCGGCAGTACAACCGCGAGGCGTGGAACCGGCAGGTGGCGAAGGGCGACCGGTGGACGGTGCCCGTGGGCCCGGAGGTCATCGCCGCCGCGCGCCGCGGCGAGTGGAGCGTGGTGCTGACGCCCAACAAGCCGGTGCCTCGCGAGTGGTTCGGCGATATCGCAGGCAGGGACGTGCTGTGCCTCGCGGGCGCGGGCGGCCAGCAGGCGCCCATCTTCGCGGCTGCGGGAGCGCGGGTGACGGTGCTGGACAACTCGCCCGCCCAGCTCGGGCAGGACCGCAAGGTGGCCGAGCGCGAGGGGCTGGAGCTGCGGCTGGTGGAGGGCGACATGCGCGACCTGTCCATCTTCGCCGACGCGAGCTTCGACCTCATCTTCCACCCGTGCTCCAACTGCTTCGTGGACACCATCCGCCCGGTGTGGCGCGAGGCGTACCGCGTGCTGCGTCCGGGAGGCATCCTGCTGTCGGGCTTCAACAACCCGATCAACATGCTGTTGGACCCGGTGCTGGAGCAGCAGGGAGTCCTCCAGCTCAAGTACAAGATGCCCTACTCGGACTTCACCAGCCTCACGGACGAGGAGCGCGCGCGCTACGCGGACGAGCCCTTGTGCTACGCGCACTCGCTGGAGGACCAGCTCGGCGGGCAGACCGACGCGGGCTTCGCCATCGTCGGCCTCTTCGAGGACAAGCACGTGCCTGGGGACAAGCTGTCCGAGTACCTCGCCACCTTCATGGCCACGCGTGCGCTGAAGCTCGCGACCCGGTAG
- the kamD gene encoding lysine 5,6-aminomutase subunit alpha translates to MPGPFIEDAQIAHARKLAEEIVNPIFDLIRRNTTVSTERTVLRFFGISGAGARGVPLANLMVDRLKAAGVLNKGAAYWYGRALRLGAKSPLEAVERLTALPTEKLGVLPPDQEQSLRDEVRAEARAALEDLKARIAQREALRKEFPMSPAPHKYVIVATGNIYDDVDQARAAAQAGADVIAVIRSTAQSLLDYVPHGATTEGYGGTYATQENFRIMREALDDESRKLKRYIQLTNYSSGLCMSEIAFCAAYEKLDMLLNDAMYGILFRDINMRRTFIDQYFSRRICALAGIIINTGEDNYITTADAYDAAHTVIASQFINECFAKRAGLKDWQLGIGHSYEIDPYRDDTLLLELSQAMLVRRCFPDAPLKYMPPTKHKETDIFFSHAYDVMADLVAIWTRQGIQLLGMMTEAMHTPLLADRYVALKSASYIHRAARGIDEEFTVREDGKIANRAREVFGRAMQLLQECRDEGMVAAIGKGHFGDVKREETGGKGLDGVLEKAPDYFNPFLEILEAT, encoded by the coding sequence ATGCCAGGCCCGTTCATCGAAGACGCGCAGATTGCCCATGCGCGCAAGCTGGCGGAGGAGATCGTCAACCCGATCTTCGACCTCATCCGCCGCAACACCACTGTATCCACCGAGCGCACCGTGTTGCGCTTCTTCGGCATCTCCGGTGCCGGGGCGCGCGGCGTGCCGCTCGCCAACCTGATGGTCGACAGGCTCAAGGCCGCCGGCGTGCTCAACAAGGGCGCCGCCTACTGGTACGGCCGGGCGCTACGCCTGGGCGCCAAGAGCCCGCTGGAGGCCGTGGAGCGGCTGACGGCGCTGCCCACCGAGAAGCTCGGGGTCCTCCCGCCCGACCAGGAGCAGAGCCTGCGCGACGAGGTCCGCGCCGAGGCCCGTGCCGCCCTGGAGGACTTGAAGGCCCGCATCGCCCAGCGTGAGGCGCTCCGCAAGGAGTTCCCCATGTCGCCCGCGCCCCACAAGTACGTCATCGTGGCCACGGGCAACATCTATGACGACGTGGACCAGGCGCGCGCCGCGGCCCAGGCCGGCGCGGACGTCATCGCCGTCATCCGGTCCACCGCCCAGTCGCTGCTGGACTACGTGCCCCACGGCGCCACCACGGAGGGCTACGGCGGCACCTACGCCACCCAGGAGAACTTCCGCATCATGCGCGAGGCCCTGGATGACGAGAGCCGCAAGCTCAAGCGCTACATCCAGCTCACCAACTACTCGTCCGGCCTCTGCATGTCGGAGATCGCCTTCTGCGCGGCCTACGAGAAGCTGGACATGCTGCTCAACGACGCGATGTACGGAATCCTCTTCCGTGACATCAACATGCGTCGGACGTTCATCGACCAGTACTTCAGCCGCCGCATCTGCGCCCTGGCTGGCATCATCATCAACACCGGCGAGGACAACTACATCACCACCGCGGACGCATACGACGCGGCCCACACCGTCATCGCCAGCCAGTTCATCAACGAGTGCTTCGCCAAGCGCGCCGGCCTCAAGGACTGGCAGCTGGGCATCGGCCACTCGTACGAAATCGACCCCTACCGCGACGACACGCTCCTCTTGGAGCTGTCGCAGGCCATGCTGGTGCGCCGCTGCTTCCCGGACGCGCCGCTGAAGTACATGCCGCCCACCAAGCACAAGGAGACGGACATCTTCTTCAGCCACGCGTACGACGTGATGGCGGACCTGGTGGCCATCTGGACGCGGCAGGGCATCCAACTGCTGGGCATGATGACCGAGGCCATGCACACGCCGCTCCTGGCGGACCGGTACGTGGCGCTCAAGTCCGCGTCGTACATCCACCGCGCCGCGCGGGGCATCGACGAGGAGTTTACCGTCCGCGAGGACGGGAAGATTGCCAACCGCGCCCGCGAGGTGTTCGGCCGGGCGATGCAGTTGCTCCAGGAATGCCGTGACGAGGGCATGGTGGCGGCCATCGGCAAGGGTCACTTCGGCGACGTGAAGCGCGAGGAGACTGGCGGCAAGGGCCTGGATGGCGTGCTGGAGAAGGCGCCGGACTACTTCAACCCGTTCCTTGAAATCCTGGAGGCGACATGA
- the kamE gene encoding lysine 5,6-aminomutase subunit beta, with the protein MVKPSKQIIRPYGDRRDDGVVQLSFTLPVPLSEKAKEAAAVFAKKMGFSDVKVAAAERAADNYTFFVVYARSGMYLDYAEIDVPEVIVKKMSFDDLNAFIKEKVGRRIVVFGACTGTDTHTVGIDAILNMKGYAGDYGLERYAWFEAYNLGSQVPNEELIKKAMAKNADAILVSQVVTQRDVHKDNSRQFIDAAKAAGIHGKVQLLLGGPRVDHKLALELGFDAGFGPGTKPSDVANYIVHALLKKEGKEPQGMHYQGEPT; encoded by the coding sequence ATGGTGAAGCCGAGCAAGCAGATCATCCGCCCCTACGGCGACCGTCGCGACGACGGCGTGGTGCAGCTGTCTTTCACCCTGCCGGTGCCGCTGTCCGAGAAGGCCAAGGAGGCCGCCGCCGTCTTCGCGAAGAAGATGGGGTTCTCCGACGTGAAGGTCGCCGCCGCCGAGCGCGCCGCGGACAACTACACGTTCTTCGTCGTCTACGCCCGCTCGGGCATGTACCTGGACTACGCCGAAATCGACGTGCCCGAGGTCATCGTCAAGAAGATGTCCTTCGACGACCTCAACGCCTTCATCAAGGAGAAGGTGGGCCGGCGCATCGTCGTGTTCGGCGCGTGCACGGGCACGGACACGCACACGGTGGGCATCGACGCCATCCTGAACATGAAGGGCTACGCGGGCGACTACGGCCTGGAGCGCTACGCCTGGTTCGAGGCGTACAACCTGGGCAGCCAGGTGCCCAACGAGGAGCTCATCAAGAAGGCGATGGCGAAGAACGCCGACGCGATTCTCGTGAGCCAGGTCGTCACGCAGCGCGACGTGCACAAGGACAACTCGCGCCAGTTCATCGACGCGGCCAAGGCGGCGGGCATCCACGGGAAGGTCCAGCTCCTGCTGGGCGGCCCCCGCGTGGACCACAAGCTGGCGCTGGAGCTGGGCTTCGACGCGGGCTTCGGCCCGGGCACCAAGCCATCGGACGTGGCCAACTACATCGTCCATGCGCTCCTGAAGAAGGAAGGCAAGGAGCCGCAGGGCATGCACTACCAGGGAGAGCCCACGTGA
- the kal gene encoding 3-aminobutyryl-CoA ammonia lyase has protein sequence MSTGTKAIIRLRMSSHDAHYGGNLVDGARMLGLFGDVATELCIRSDGDEGLFRAYDSVEFLAPVYAGDFIEAEGEIVSAGNTSRKMRFEARKVIRPRPDVNDSAADLLQEPVVVCRASGTCVVPKDKQRGQR, from the coding sequence GTGAGCACGGGAACGAAGGCCATCATTCGCCTGCGCATGAGCAGCCATGACGCGCACTACGGCGGCAACCTGGTGGACGGCGCGCGCATGCTGGGCCTCTTCGGCGACGTGGCCACGGAGCTGTGCATCCGCAGCGACGGCGACGAGGGCCTGTTTCGCGCCTACGACTCGGTGGAGTTCCTCGCGCCGGTGTACGCCGGGGACTTCATCGAGGCGGAAGGGGAGATTGTCAGCGCGGGCAACACGTCCCGGAAGATGCGCTTCGAGGCGCGCAAGGTCATCCGGCCGCGCCCGGATGTGAACGATTCGGCGGCGGACCTGTTGCAGGAGCCGGTGGTGGTGTGCCGGGCTTCGGGCACCTGCGTGGTTCCCAAGGACAAGCAGCGAGGTCAGCGATGA
- the kce gene encoding 3-keto-5-aminohexanoate cleavage enzyme — protein MSTPMVITAAMVGAETTREQTPHLPITAEEIAEDAVRCREAGAAMVHLHVRTPDGKPSQDAELFRAAIRAIRKRTDVLIQTSTGGAVGMTVDQRCGPLTLTGADRPDMATLTTGTVNFGEEVFWNPRPLVRDIARRIRALGLKPELECFDVGMIDEARYLAKEGLVDLPAHFDFVLGVPGTLQPRPEVLDFMIAALPEGSTWTVAGVGRHQLPYVDEAAKRGGNARVGLEDNIYVSKGVLAKGNWELVAEAVKRARANGREPATPEQARKLLRLS, from the coding sequence ATGAGCACTCCCATGGTCATCACCGCCGCGATGGTCGGCGCGGAGACGACGCGCGAGCAGACGCCGCACCTGCCGATTACCGCCGAGGAGATTGCCGAGGACGCGGTGCGCTGCCGCGAGGCCGGTGCCGCCATGGTGCACCTGCACGTGCGCACGCCGGACGGCAAGCCGTCCCAGGACGCGGAGCTGTTCCGCGCCGCCATCCGAGCCATCCGCAAGCGCACGGACGTGCTCATCCAGACGTCCACCGGCGGCGCGGTGGGCATGACGGTGGACCAGCGCTGCGGCCCGCTGACGCTCACCGGCGCGGACCGGCCGGACATGGCCACGCTGACGACGGGCACGGTGAACTTCGGCGAGGAGGTCTTCTGGAATCCCCGCCCGCTGGTGCGCGACATCGCCAGGCGCATCCGCGCGCTCGGCCTCAAGCCGGAGCTGGAGTGCTTCGACGTGGGCATGATTGACGAGGCCCGCTACCTGGCGAAGGAAGGGCTGGTGGACCTGCCCGCGCACTTCGACTTCGTGCTCGGGGTGCCGGGGACGCTGCAGCCCCGGCCCGAGGTGCTGGACTTCATGATTGCCGCGCTGCCGGAGGGCTCCACCTGGACGGTGGCGGGCGTGGGCCGGCACCAGCTCCCCTACGTGGACGAGGCGGCGAAGCGCGGCGGCAACGCGCGCGTGGGCCTGGAGGACAACATCTACGTGTCCAAGGGCGTGCTCGCGAAGGGCAACTGGGAGCTCGTCGCCGAGGCCGTGAAGCGCGCGCGGGCCAACGGCCGTGAGCCCGCCACGCCGGAGCAGGCCCGGAAGCTGCTGCGCCTGAGCTGA
- a CDS encoding TetR/AcrR family transcriptional regulator C-terminal domain-containing protein produces the protein MRIQREQVVRAAWAQVDEIGVEGLTMRSLAQALSIQAPSLYWHFPSKQALLDTMADALLQDVGRATDPAAPWDAVVKGVAGELRRAFLAHRDGARVYAGTFVVSENTLRVSDLLIGALGRAGLKPREAGWAALAVLDYVLGFTLEEQAFGMPQGEAPPVAERLRALATARFPHVAAAVDSLVDPDFDARFAFGLDVFVAGLRGRQVGP, from the coding sequence ATGCGCATCCAGCGAGAGCAGGTGGTCCGGGCGGCGTGGGCGCAGGTGGATGAGATTGGCGTGGAAGGGCTGACGATGCGCTCGTTGGCGCAGGCCCTCTCCATCCAGGCGCCGTCGCTCTACTGGCACTTCCCGAGCAAGCAGGCGTTGCTGGACACGATGGCGGACGCGCTGCTCCAGGACGTGGGCCGCGCGACGGACCCGGCGGCTCCGTGGGATGCGGTGGTGAAGGGCGTGGCGGGCGAGCTGCGGCGCGCGTTCCTGGCGCATCGCGATGGGGCCCGGGTGTACGCGGGCACCTTCGTCGTGTCGGAGAACACACTGCGCGTCAGCGACCTGCTCATCGGCGCGCTGGGCCGGGCGGGCCTGAAGCCGCGAGAGGCGGGCTGGGCCGCGCTCGCGGTGCTCGACTACGTGCTCGGCTTCACCCTCGAGGAGCAGGCCTTCGGCATGCCGCAAGGCGAGGCGCCCCCGGTGGCCGAGCGGCTGAGAGCGCTGGCCACGGCCCGCTTTCCCCATGTCGCCGCGGCGGTGGACTCGCTGGTCGACCCCGACTTCGACGCGCGCTTCGCCTTCGGGCTGGACGTGTTCGTCGCCGGACTGCGGGGCCGTCAGGTCGGGCCCTGA